Below is a genomic region from Xiphophorus hellerii strain 12219 chromosome 1, Xiphophorus_hellerii-4.1, whole genome shotgun sequence.
TGCTCTCTCCACCAGTTGAGTGGATTTGTGGAGAGTGGCAGTGGTTGTACCTCTTTGTAACGCACCACCTCATCCAATGCCTTGGTATCTGTGGTTCTGGACACTGCTACTGGAGTTGTATATGCGCTTCCAAAAAGATCAGCCAGAGCACAAGAGTCCCTTGTTTTCTTTGGTGATGGTCCAGAAGGGTCATCAACCGGCTCTCCCTGCTGTTCAATTGCCTCACGGTCTTCATCCATCAGCCCACTctgttgctgcaaaaaaaaaaagaaaataatcgcATTGGTAAGAAGAGCTTTATCATTTCAAATAGCTTATTTAACATGCATTGTAGGgctaaatcattaaaataaaaagtatattaATTTGCCAGTGTTCAAATAATTGCAGACCGATAGCATGATAGCATTCCataagacaacaaaacaaaactattcgGTGTGTATGTGAtagaatgcattttttatttatactttagtACTTACTGAGCTTTTAACAGTGGCCAATTCTTTAGTGAGAGCTATAAGATGCGTGAACACTTCTTCTCGCTCATCATCATCTGACAGAAAAGGTAGGGCCTTAAACCTCGGGTCCAGAGCAGCAGCAATGGAGAGCTCATCCTTCAGACCCAGGTaccttaaaaaaattttaagtgACTTTGTGTACACCATaatcattgtttttaataaatattaatgacaaattatttaattgtgggcgtgccgtggtggtgtaggggttagcgcgacctgtatttggaggccttgagtcctcgacgcggccgtcgcgggttcgactcccggacccgacgacatttgccgcatgtcttcccccctctccttccctgtttcctgtcagcctactatcgtataagggacactagagcccacaaaagaccccctggaggggtaaaaaaaaaaaaaaaatatttcattgtgttgcaaaaaagttatatatatatatattaataccTTTTTTGGAGATCCCTGCACATAGCAATCTTCATTTCCTTCACCACTGCAGAGTCACTGGATGATGGTTGCATCTCCTCTAGAAGTCTTTCTTTTAGAGGTGCAATGACAGACAGAGTTGGGGTGCTTTCCTGAGACATCACCAAGGTGGCTTTCTTTAATGGCTTCAGAGCCTGTGCAATATCCTCTGCTGCTGTAATGTCTGTCTCTGTAAGGGAGCATAGATCTTTTTCCTGCTTTCGCACTTCAGGTGCAAGTAATGCAGCAGAGACAGCTGGTTGTTGTTCCAAAAATCTCTCCAGCACATCTAAAGCGCTATTCCATCTCGTAGAGACATCAGTCACTAACTTGTGTTGTGGGAGGTCCAACAACTTTTGATTCTTCTTGAGTGCATGACAGGCCAAAGTGCTTCGAtgaaaaaaagcagagatgcgcCTCACTCTGCCCAGAAGCCGTGTGACTGCAGGGGTTTTAAGAGCAGCCAGCGAAGCCAAGTTGAGCACATGGGCAAAGCAGCCAACATGCAATAGATCAGTGAGACCGACAGCAGCTAGCATGTTAGCCGCGTTGCCTGTAACAACAGCAGGCACTTTTCCGGTTATGCCCCATTCATTTATTGCCTCTGTCAACAAGTTTGCTATATTGTTACCTGTATGACTTGCATGAAGGGGCCTGGTCTGAAGCACATTTGACACCAATTCCCACTCGTTCGATATGAAATGAGAAGTGATGGTTACGTAGGGGTCAGTCGCTCTCGAGGTCCAGCCATCACACGTCAGAGCAACTCTTTCGGCCGACTTTAACGACTCCAAAACGGCTGTCTTCACCTCTGTATACAGTGACGGCACAGCGACTTCTGTCATGTATTTACGTGTTGGTATTGTGTAGCGTGGTTCGAGTATCTTTAGCATATTCTTAAAACCCTTGTTTTCAACAACACTGTACGGTCGTAGGTCCTTGCAAATACagactttgtgattttttgtgCACGGGCAGAGCTTGGCGGAAGTTTAGAGATGAATGATTTGTCGATTTGTGTCCGTTTGGAGTCAACAGGTTGTGCTTCGGGTTTTTGTAGCGCATCTGCGTGGTATCTGGTTAAGTGGTTGCGCAGGTTTGTCGTGTTACTGCAGTACTTTAATTCTCTCTGGCACAGCTTACATACCACCTTGCTTTTGTCGACTTCTTGAGTTCCAGATTTAGACGGGAAAGCAAAATGAGCCCAAACATCTGACTTAAAAGTTGACAGAGTTAGCTTTCTACAGCTGCTCGCCATGACTGTTGTTATGCGCTCAGGTGCTCAGCACAGTAACCAAACTCGCAGCGCCCCCAACGTGTCAGGAGGTGAATCGATTCTGAGGAGCCCCCTAATCGATTATGAATTTTGCGTGAAATTATTGCGATGCATCGATTCTTCAATTATTTTACCCACCCCTATTCTGTTCCTCACTCcacctttttttaaactgtcctggtcagtgatggcatagttactttgaaagagtaactttaatcggattattgattactccttgaaaacataacttagttagattactgattacttgatttgtaaagtaactaagttacattaaaagtaacgtttttagttactttcagcagctgctaacaacaacgctctGCTACCTGTGAAAACTACATTGATCTTTTTCCaatacttaattgcaagttattttataatgctaacatcaacaatgtgtctccacttatgtgattgaactgaaggggagattatTTACTGGTTACAACggtacaaaaaaaactttagtagtttgtgcgtgtgtgctgcagtattgtctggaaaactataaataggatTTTAGTCGCCCCTCCCACTCCCTGCCCCAGCGTCCAGGTTCTGCGTTACGGCTCTGTGTTTGCTGTCAGAGCGCAGTGCACAGAACACCTGCTGCGGTGTTCAGATGTcccgctgcacagatttgtgacacttatcttaatattactGATTATAATGatgtttagttgcacaactttacagACACGTTCATTCCTggcagggccgtgcagagacctttggaggggcaggggctcaaattttaaaaaggggcacattgaacaaaaactccgtacaacaacatagcaacaacccatattaatcagaatctaattggatcctactatatcattgccatcatgcggggacaatgcaaagcaaatgtagtatattttccccaacaggtataaagtttctgtttctgctgctgacagtcctggagggctgagttgatctgagactgtagctgttaaacaggccagaggagagaaggtctctggttataaagttatgaaataagctaatttgctgccattttattaatgaagccctaataatatctatttaacctctagaaaaacctggctgcagactgatttatagatccaAAAAGCTCTAAagggttaactctatataatagtttgatgttagcaCCTCTGAGACCTAGAATTATCAGACTGgaatatcaaggcaaagaaaactcagtagctgctggtaggggccattaaggggcctccagacattcaggggcccctagaaatggtttattTGTAACACaaaccatagatctaaacctgtagcatcatttatagagaatgaaaatgttattacattttatttaatgcattcagctgagaaaaataaatagtacatttaggatttaattaggaagtttactttgtaaaagtttaaagaatcgtcttgatagtttgattgttgtgttaccatggctgcaatatggtgtaatctttgtgtttgaattgggtttgttcacaaatacatcacagcaaataaccaataatcagtgattgattttaaactcggccaataaacctggtctccctctcacagattcaccttatctatatttaaacatgttggCAATGCTGATGTTCTTAGTAGGAAGAGTTTCAGGGGGGGCGGaggggttctgtctaaggccccatattaccttgggccagccctgcatgaacagccgctgcgatgcgcatctctggaatctacctggaatctacctggaatctacctggaattccccggtggcccctgtcagtccgccgatgctttggagacgttttgattaatttcattgtggcatatttggctttttgctgcggttctaattattgctacaatattttctctgatgtttattttgtgaactctaaatgctctgggccgaatcttccttaaaggtttgaggttctgcaataacttctatttacagcccaGAACCTCCAGGCCAGATCCCGTCAGCAGTGGCTTTAaaccgcctggtagaaacgttaaggagaagcagagcgaacagtcagcaggtggtaccaggtggtaccaggtggtactgGGGTTTTAATCtgcgactcgcggtgacagtcggtaccgtgtcttatatcagcatgtctgatataaagacagatattctttatatctgtcAGTGGACCGACTCAGActgcctgtagtgaaccgggcttttagcagaatgatgaagttaaagtcagaagtttcctctgcagctgaaacctttctgtgtttaggggcgaggcgggtttttcccgctattgcaaggacgattataaaaatataaatagaaacagtttttctaacgtcaacatcagacctacgtttttattcacaaaccagtgtatgaaaaaatattcttgtccataatttgatagttagagggcACAGATccgccccctcctcctcaccatggacctggagtctgaacaacatggaggttctgagagtcattattagactgagggcagccagactagtttatttttactaaattattatatttagctaaatattattgctgaggggcacaaacaggctttctgacatacagattaaaaataaaaataaaatttttttgaaaaaaataaaaaactcaaaaagggcactaggggcatcaaggataaaaggggcagggGCTGAAACCCCCTTGCCCCC
It encodes:
- the LOC116720093 gene encoding zinc finger BED domain-containing protein 1-like; translation: MIMVYTKSLKIFLRYLGLKDELSIAAALDPRFKALPFLSDDDEREEVFTHLIALTKELATVKSSQQSGLMDEDREAIEQQGEPVDDPSGPSPKKTRDSCALADLFGSAYTTPVAVSRTTDTKALDEVVRYKEVQPLPLSTNPLNWWREHEGEYPLLSCQAKRYLCIPGSSVPAERIFSTAGDIVTAQRSALKPEHVDQLLFLNKNLHVPT